The genome window TAGCcatcaaaataatgtttataaaTGGTTTATAAACCAATTATCAACCATTAAGAAAGTGTTACATATAACTGATCCATCTGTCtatgtaatgtaatattaatattcatttaataaaatgtaatttgtagatgttttacCAGTAGCTTATTAGAGGTTTACTTGTATTTGCTAGTCATTAAGAAATACTTAATGTAGTGTATGACATGTTATACTGTttgcaacaataaactgttaataacTAATTTACTATGtaagtaaacattattatcatttaattgttattacctgtaaaataaatattaactaAAGTTTAATAGACTATCAGTTTATCTTTTTTAATGATGGTTAATATAAAGTGTTACAGACTACTGTGCTTTACTGTACTATAAATTAATTTCTCTTTTAAGACtcacaaaacataacatttgaGATTATAATCAGTTGTATTTACTAACAGAAAACACCAGGTATCATTTTGACCCAAAAGATCCAGGCTTGTTTGTCTCCCTGAGAAAACAACATTGGACGCAGTTTTCTGATAAGGTACCATGTCCAGGAGCTTATTGGTATTTcagtttcaaccaatcagaaacagGTACGTTTTTGATGCCCTAGTTAAACGTCATAGTGCACTTtatcacacagagaaacaacGTGCATGACAAGCTCTCCCAGCAGGCCCCCCCATAGATATTCCTTTACATGTGTAGGCAGACATGTCACTGTAATCCCAATCAAACATGTTCATTAACTCTCATTAATCTTAATTTGCATTGTTCTTACGTTCAAGTTTCCATGGCACTAGGTATTTTGTCTTTCATAACAGAACACCCACATCAGGGCAACGGAAACATACAGGCGAGGGAGGTCAGCTTCAGCTCAGTCTTTTGTACAAACTTAATCAGTACAACATGTATACACATAGCAACTACAGAGTTCTCATGTCTGTTGCATAAACGACAAAGTACTTCACTGAAATTGTGTAAGTgcattttctttacaaaaaaagaacttaGGTCTTACTCCATCTATTGCCATCTGAGAACATAGCATGTATGTTCTTCTAATTACTTTGAGAGAGACTAAACTGAAAGAGAACTTTAGTTTATTAAGAATAATCTGAAATGTCCAAACGGCAGTATGAATATCTGACAGCTGACAGTTTGGAGTGAattccttcctccttttctctcgaTGCTATCTGACAAAATCAGATGATTCTAAAAACATTTGTAACGCCACCTGGAATTCGATCTAAGAGCaatttaaaaagaacaaaataaaacaacacagctgGAAAAATCAAGCTATTTCCATTTGAGCATATCTACTGAAAGTTATGAATGGCCAGTCTAAGAAAAAGTGCACCAGGACAGAGGTGACATGGAGCCAAATTGTGTTTAATCAAgtagaaatgctgaaaaatacatttaacatCATATAAAAATTGTACAAATTTTAataatgcaatgtaatgtaatttttttttaggattttcagtgtttgttttttgtttttttggttttttttccgGCTTTCTTGGTTTGTCCTCTCATGCCGGTGCAGTGCTTTGCAGAGACCTGTTCAGAGAGTTCACATTTATGTAACCATTCTATAAGGTGCCATAACGCCCTTGAGGACATCGTGATGTGCCGCCTGTTGGTGCTGCTGACGCCACAGTCTGGGCCTTGAATCTATTGTACACTGGCACATTCATAACTGTTATCTTAAAGAAGGCCTCACAGCAATTATTGCTGCACTGAATGTGAACCCAGGCCTGGTTAGTTATTACTCAAGCTAAGAGGAAACAGGTAATCCTAACATCAGCATAACATCACTCAACAGAAGAAAAGCTCTATGCCTGCGACAGTGTCTGAAATTAGCTTGTTGTCtctgatgtgtgcatgtgccaaggtgttgaatatgaaaacagagagTGACACAAATGCAGCTGTGACTGCATATGTTATTGAAGAACTAGGCCTACTTACAAGCAGCAGGACCAggctctttaaaaatgaatctatAAAAAGTCTTATGCTAAACACAACCACACCCTGTGGTtacggtgaaaaaaaaaaatcaattcctCATCCTGTTTCAGTGGCTTTCCATTCTTTATTTGTGGACAACTTCTCCAACTAAAAATACACGAATTTACATGttacacaatattttttctATCTAATGATGCACAAAAGCAACCAGTTACAAATGCAGTGTCCTGCAGGATCACTGGCAGTCTTTGGCAAACATGAGCCACAAAGGCTGTAACCACATACATCAGTTAGGTACAGTTTGGACAGTGTGTTATGAAGAGGTTTTCCAACAGCCTGTACAAATGAAGGCTGTGATTGCAGGCGCTTTTTCCTGCAACTCTAACGAAGGGAATCAAAAAAGAAATCgaatgaaaactgaaatcagCCTGCGTGGTATTTGGCAACTGTAGTCGCCTATTTTTTTGTGCcaaattactgtttattatttgtgcttttgttttgctgtgttttgaacaCTCTTTAATTGCTAACCTACCAGAAATTAACATGTAATTCAATAcatttgttaattttatgtggtttaaacaaatgactaataataattagtcctctgctctctgtccatggtgctgaaatatgcaTTTTCACTGCTCTGCAAACATTAGGCGCtgtgaatgtgagagagagctaTACATCTGATCAACAGCATAGCAGGTCCTTCTGTTCTGGCTGCTCAAAGACTGAATCAGGCACTAAATAGCCCACTGTCAGTTCTATTTGCCTCAATCATCATCTGAGTATATCCGGCTGATATTTGGGACAGACGCCTATAAGGGACCTGCCTTCGTACAAAACTACTGCTCAGCAAAGATGGGAGACACTATCAAATAAAAGAGTATGGATATTTTCTGTATAAAAATGTAGCTACCTAATATCATATCCATCGTTTGATGGCAAataatgacagaaagaaaaacaatactaCATCCATGGTAACCTTGGCCTTTGCTGAATCAACGCCTCCGGTTGTAACAAATAACAACTCAAAACATGAGTGGAGCTGTGTGATATGTTTTCGTGCTTCTGGGTTCAGAGGGTATTTTTATCCCTTGAGTGGTGACTTTTAAGACTGTCATAATTTTAGTTctggcacattttattttcaattaacCTTTTTCATTGTCACAGTGATGGATAGCTAATTAGAGCATTTTAATTCAAGTTTatgccaaagaaaaaaatgtgtttggtatatttttgtttgcattagTATTCAGTCTAAACACTTCACATATAACTCATGTGGACTGTGGCTCATTTTCACCCAGCATCCAGATATTCATGGAGGTAAAGTACAGCTTCATCAACAGTGCAGCGTCCAGCACCTCTCCATGCATTTCTGTCCTCTGTTCTCCCCTGTCCGCCTTCTTCCCTCCATTTTACTCCTTTCTCgtctctcaccctccctcctgCTCGTCCATGTCTCCCTCCTGCACATGGGTGTCTTCCCGTCTCCCCCGGTGCCTTCTATACCCTCCCCTCCTGGCTCTGGGTGCATTAGTCCCCCAGGATCCTTCGTCTTGGCCCCGGAGCGCCCCGTTCTCGTCTCCTATCTCCTCCACCTCCGGCtcttcatcctccctctctttttcctcttcatcctcctcgtTGTTCTCGGAGTCTGACTCATCGGAGTTGTCCTCTTCCAGGTAGCGGTAGCCTTTGACCTGAGGAAATGGATATTGTGTTACAGCGATGACTGGGAGGAGGAAATAAAGTATGTGGCACTTCTCTCTTAGGGCGAACATTTCTGCAGTAAAGCTCGGTGAACTCGGACACTTCAGCAGCGACCGTGCAGCGTCCAAGTGAAATTATCCTCGTAATGCAGCTGCCATTTGACACACTGTATCAAAGAAATGTGCTTCCGTTTCTGTGTAGTTAAGTAGGAAGATTTTCAAGTCTGAGCCCCTTAAACATTATACCTGAGTGCAGTGGACTTCATAATTTGTGTGAAGCTCTGATCTCTTCCCAAAAACAACCAGTGGAGCAAATACAAAATATCCCCAAAAGTGCTCACATTACATTCTCTAAGCAGGCTATGTAAAGCAACAATAattaacaacacaacaaaagacaacaCAAGGGATTCACATAACATCACATGAGCAGTGCAGTTCTTGTCACTTCTTCTCAAACATCAAGTGGACACCTATGCACTATTTGCAAGTTTTATCCAGCGTTAGTGTCATGGCTGGCCCCAGAGGAAACTGAACTCCTCACCTTGGTGGTGTTAGTGCTGCAAGTTACCCACTGAGATCCACCAGGACACCTTCCCTCTGGGCTGTAAACATTATATTTTAACCTCTCCTCAGTAAACAGAGGCAGGAAACTGGCTCTCCCCTGGGCAGAGTCAGACAATCACTCATAAAAGACTGTGTGCCTGGTTACCTTGTGCCGTGGGCGAGGGATGCGAGGCACCCTGGGAGGCACTTTCCTGGCCAGGCGACGCTCCATCACCCAATAGCAGTAGCAGGCCAGCAGCAGAGTGGCCAATAGGATGGAGAGTTTGGCCTGACGAGGCGGGACAAAGAGGGAGTCACGGCAATGCTCCTTTTCTTAGATGTACTCTACACAAActataaacaaaatacaatatgtatccaactacgcacacacacacacacacacacacacacactcacatacccTCATAGGCAGTTTGGACCAGAGGTAGACTATGAAAATGGCGATGGCTTGCCACCAGTGATAGATGGTGTAGACAAAGTCCAGACGTTCCTTGTCTTCATACAGCATACCGAGCAGGGCTGACGGGGAGAGGGGAGATGATACACTCACAGgtcatgtgtgtatgcagggcTGGATGaggatacacacactgacagaaacgTCCATTAGGAGGCGTCCATTAGGAGTCCATTTCTGCCCCCAAAGTTACAATCTACACAAATGTCTCCTCAAGGGATAATTATTAGAGTTCAAGGTCAATATGTGAACCTCATTCAGAGCCAAAAAGGCACATAGATTGGTCCCAAGCAGTAAAAGATACATATATGTACCATTTCCTCGAAATGTTAAGGTACAATATCAGAAGACAGCGTTTGTTcggccaaatacaatgaatcaataaataaataaataagtgaatgaatagataaatattttaataaatatctaaataaaataatgaattcaGTGAATATTACTTTAAGGTAGATTTGTAGGCTATGGTTGAGTAGCTTTGAAATGAAGTAAGTTTTGcagatttgtggatatgaaaaatggGTAATATAATTATCCAGTCGTCTCTATAAGACACAAACCACAAGGGGTCAAATCAGCACCCAATGTCAAGAGTACAAAAGCTACACCTTAGAGGGTACTGCCCCAGTGACGAGCTGTTGTACCTCTAAAGGTATaaatatgtgctttattttctgagagtgcaacatacacacagatccATGTGCGTCAGTCTGCATGGGCCTGGATGCATTGGCATAGCTATATATGGTGTATACATCACACACTGTGTACGGCAGCACGCTcatactgcagtgtgtgtgagtgtatgagtCCGTCGTGTGTGTATCGTGTTAATGCCTCGGCCACCGCCGCCACTCACTGCTGAGGCCGGTCTTGTTGAGGGCCGTGCCGAGTCCCCAGAGCACAGAGAGCACCAACAGAGGGGCGAGGAGGTTTGGATTGCGCGGGAGGGGGGACCATGCCAGGAGAACCACCAGCAGCACGAAATGCACGGCGGCGCCACCTAGCAGAGACACCCAGCGCGGGAGacgcaggagggagagagagagggaggaaaagagggagcaggagaggcCGTAGGCAAGCACAAGGAGCCAGAGTTGTTTCAGgcccaacacacatacaccatacGACTggggagggagaagaaaagaaagaaagaaagaaagaaagaaagaaagaaagaaagaaagaaagaaagaaagaaagaaaaaataaaacagttgttTAAATTGCTATATTGTCTCTGATGGACAGGAGACATacattatacactatattgccaaaagtattcgctcggctgccttcacacacatatgaacatgagtgacatcccattcttaaaccataggatttaatatgatgtgggcccatcctttgcagctataacagcttcaactcttctaggaaggctttccacaaggtttaggagtgtgtttatgggaatttttgaccattcttccagaagtgcatttgtgaggtcaaacactgatgttggacaagaaggcctggcttgcagtctccgctctaattcatcccaaaggtgttctctcgggttgaggtcaggactctgtgcaggccagtcaagttcttccacaccaaactcgcttatccatgtctttatggaccttgctttgtgcactggtgcgcagtcgtgttggaacaggaagggccatctccaaactgttcccacaaagttgggagcatgaaattgtccaaaatgtctttgtatgctgaagcattaagagttcctttcaatggaactaaggggccgagcccaacgtccgaaaaacaaccccacaccataatcccccctccaccaaactttacacttggcacaatgcagtcagacaagtaccgttctcttggcaaccaccaaacccagactcgtccatcagattgccagacggagaatcgtgactcgtcactgcagagaacacgtgtccactgctctagaggccagtggcggtgtgctctacaccgctgcatccgatgctttgcattgtgcttggtgatgtgtggcttggctgcagctgctcggccatggaaacccattccatgaagctctctacgcactgctcttgagctaatctgaagatcacatgaagtttaaaggtctcaagctattgactctgcagaaagttgccgtcctctgcgcactatgcgtctcagcgtccgctgaccccgctctgtgattttatgtggcctaccactctgtggctgagttgctgtcgttcccaatcgcttctactttgttatagtaccactaacagttgattgtggaatatttagtagcgaggaagtttcacaactggacttactgcacaggtggcatcctattacattactattacagcaccatgctggaattcactgagctcctgagagcgacccattctttcacaaatgtttgtagaagtagtctgcatgcctaggtgcttgattttatacacctgtggtcatggaagtgattggaacacctgaattcaatgatttggatagatgagcgaatacttttggcaatatagtgtatttttatgttaatattttaaAGGTAAATATAAGGCCTGCAAATCTAACAACCATAAAAACCCAACATatgtcctctccttgttcctgCTTTCTATGAAGAAAACATTCTACTGCACGCTTTAATGATGACAGTGAGGTCTATCATTTGTTATGGCCTTTACAGTCACCACATCTCAATCCAGCTGAACGCCACCGGGGGATTTGAAGCAACTCGTTACTAAGACACTTTATGTTTATGacactttatatttttttgtcactcGCCtgtatgttgtttgtcttttgcatttctctgctgaagctgcagAGCAGGGAATCTCCACCAGCTCCGAGGTGCATGCAGCTTAGGCAACTGCACTTTCACACTTTTATAAAAATCTATATATTCCaagtaaatataataaaactaGCCGTGCAAGCAGCTACAATCTTAGCAGAATCCATTGACAGGTCCGCACCAGGGAAAGTCCAGAGATGGCAAAGAGCACTTCAAAACCGCTGTAGATGAAGAAAGGGCAGAGTAGGCGCAGGCGGTAGTCTCTCAGGTGTTTGAAAGGCAGCTGGAAGATGTTTCCCCAGCCGATACTGCGTAGGTCGATCTCTTCTGTCGGGCGGTAGGCTGCACCGCACAACACCAGGAACTGTGGGTAGAAACACGGAGAGACCGGTTCACATTGTATCCTGTTGAATGACTGCTAGGCTTTGAACAGAGACCGGCTTTGCTGCAAAGAGCCAAGGCAGCTCCATATTCATTCAGCAGACACTGCAACTAGGACTGTATGACTGcaactaaaataaatatgaaaatgaattcagtCCTATAACTTTtgacaggacttttttttttttttttttcctaacttAGCACTACAATAAGAGACTGGGACTAAATCATGGACTAATGTGGAACCAAAATTAAATGTACCATCATTCAGCGATGTTAGAAAACTAATAGTAATATCAGCAGGACAGGAAAAAGCACAACAGAAAAGAGTAAAGCAGACAAGAGTAAAAGAAGAGAGTACAAAAGACATCAGAAGACATGAAATACAACTGGAAACAACCCACGCTGTTACtcaacagaaaagcaacacacaaAAACCCCTTTGTCTGTCTCCTTAGCATGGTTATGAGAATTTGGGAGGTCtcacacatttatatttttatgctgttttttccatttttatttcaactgaTTGAGTTCAGTGGCATTGAGATGTCATTACCTCATTcagtaaaatttttaaaaattaaaatcaaataagAAAGACCACCTAAAAATCCATTCTCTTTCACCCTGTGCATAAACAAAGAGATGAAAACTAAAAGCATgtatactttttgttttgtttgagttcaTTTCACAAGTCGACAAGCCTATTTTAACTGAGaattctttttttaacaaatacCAGTTTACATGTTTGTTTCACTTCATGTGTTTTGAACACCCAGTTCCCATCTTAGATTGAGTTCACTCTAGTACCCTTGCTCCCTAGGTTTCACTTGTGCTTTTCTCTTCCAAATACCTCTCCCTCACATGGCCGCTCCTGGGAGCATGGCAATATTGCCCTGGCTCTGACTTCTGCACTGCTGAGTACTGGTTGGTACTCAGGAATAGAAGCGCATTCCACTGTTGCactctgagctgagctgcacagGATGAGAGCTTCAGTTAAACagccaaataaacacaaaaaggaaATGTAAGAGAAATGAGCAGAACGGGGTAAAGCAGACAGAAGACAAAGCAGCTCAAcatggcacaaaaaaacaattagaATCAGAGTGGAGCagacaaacaagacaaacaagcTGACTTTTgaggcattgtgtgtgtgtgtgtgtgcgtgtgtgtgtgtgtgtgtgtgtgtgtgtgtggatgctggCAGGAGTGTCTCACAATAATCATAGCCAGGAAGGCGAAGCTCATCAGGACACTCTCCACCTGGATGAGCAGCATGGACTGGGGCAGTTTGGTCAGCACGGTGGTGTTAAAGCCCGGGATCAGTCCCCTGATCCCCGCACCTACAACAGAGGAGTTGAGATCAACATCGGCCACCAGAAAGGAggaaatgcaaaacaacagacaCCGTGTCAGTGCTACGTGGACCTTTGTCAGTCCAGATACTGCCTAACCTGCTGTTTCACCTAgaccatgtgtgtatgtacttcAATTTTcagaaatggataaaaaaaaaaaaatacataaaagggTCACAGAGCTCAAATGTGTGATGGAAAGTTGAGATTTAACTATCACCGGTGGTGGAAAAAGTACTGCAAACTGCTACTCATGTAGAGGTACTGTTACTTTGCCAATAGCAGAAGTACTGCTATAAAAAATCTatgaaagtaaattaaaaaatagctcatttaaaaatgtattaaagtTACTTTTACAAAACAATAACTGAGTTGTTTGaccttttccatctttttaCTGTTATAAATGGATGAGAGTTCaaaatacattattttctttctttctttctttcttttttttttttttttttttttttttttttttttgagtgacccagactgagacaagacgttTGATAGCAGTGgttccagtggtttggttcctatgggcagcgttttgtgttagcttagcataaagacttgaagtctatgggagtcattagcctagctcagtcaaagtgaaaaaatcaacTTTACAGTAACtccaaagctgttttgtttgcatAGTATATTCGTGTGGATTTGAAGAACCTGTCTTGGGatctttttgaaaaatgagtcattttagaggttagatggtggaactgtaaacactgaacacatttatcctgcCATCTATTGTAGTGATTCATGCACCGCTGAAGGTTTTGGAAAATCCAGTGcctcactttgacagagctaggctaatgactcccatagacttaggaaccaaaccactggatgcacagaggtgaaaatggtatcaaacatcgtgtctggggaagtcggaaaaaggatattttcccaaaacagtggaatattcctttaaaggaaTGAGCACATAATAACGATTATTGgttctacatggttctcattgtcagaTCAtcttccccttttttccacaaCTATTCCACTTTTCTGCCAATTTTTCATCGTGCACCTTTTATTTGATATttggaaacaacaaaaagtagaaccagcaAAGAGGAAGCagattcctcctctcatcttcactgactgagcttttattgtgaaagttcAACAATCACTgctcatttgttctctgtaatggatgtgatttaaaatggagTGAGGTACAATACTAAAGCAAAGATGTgcttaagtaaaaataaaattactgactttaaaatatACTTAAATAAGTCCACAAAAAGCTACACAATCACAGTaacgtgagtaaatgtaattagttacttccccCTCTGACTATCACACACTAACAAAGTGGcttaaattttaaaatgcaacacGGGCTGCTGTGTGACCATTTGTTTGAGCAGATCTTCCTTGGTTGTGTGTTAACCTGTATACAATGCTAGCATCTGTTCTTGTTTCTTATGATGAAAAGGAGGCACTGCTGCCAGCAGTCTTTTATAATGCTCACCCTGCCAAAAAATGTTTCagcttcagcaaaaaaaaaaagtgttgcacTTGACTAGTCTCATAGCAACAGTGGGAGGCTAGTGCTTCCCCAACCAAAGCACCCTGCtgcctttaaaaaacacacacacacacagtgcagcgaATGTGGATGTCTCATTTTTGGACCGAATCTTCACAAGTCACTGAACTGTGacagaataaaaaatgacaGGTGGTGAAGTGATGTGTCTTTACCACACAGGCTGACACGGGAGAGAGTGTGGTTGTAGTCATGCAGGTAGGAGTGGAGGAAGAGACGCATGGGGAACTCCGCAAACACAAAACTCagctgaggaagagagagtagACATGggcatattttatttctctctgcagctgtgcaaacacatttttctgtgtaatgacacatcacagcaaacaaaaatgaaagcacggggaaatgatgaaaaatgccGCTTGCACGGTCGAGGACTCACATGGAAGATGATGTAAAAGACTGACTGGAAGACGATGATGTAGCTGTGGCAGGCCCCTTTAGGAAGCTTCTTCTGCTCCTGGACATGCTCCTCCTTGTAGTTGGCATATTCGTAGTACTGCTGGGCCATCCTGTGTTGCAagaaacaagagacagacagtgaacaACGGTGACAGCGCAGACATGTATATGGCTGATGTACTTAtgcatgaaatgtgaaatatattacaaagCTTATCAAGTAAATATACTGTTTTAGTAACTCCAGCTTCCAAAATGCTTAGGCTTAATTGCTTCTCTCTATTTCCTATTGTTATGAAActaataattctgttttttggtTCTAAGaaagcaatttaaaaatgttcattCTGGCGCTGTAAGCTTGTGATGGgaatttgttgttatttgtaaCATTTTATAGACAAAATGATAGCTGATGAATCAAAAAAATGATCAACAGATTAACAATTTAAATCATTAGCTGCGGCCCTGGTATGTATGCATTCAtctgtgcacaaacacatttttgaccgcGTGCCATGTCTTGCCTCCAGGCCTGCATCCAACTGAGCACAAGCACGCTGAATGGGAACAGTGAACAGAAATTAAAGCCCTCTCTGAGAGAGTCTAATGAGGCATTCTTGAAGCTTAAAGGAACGCAGCAGTTAAAACGCGAGACTAATTTACTCTGTCAGATGTCATCTAGCTGCACCTGCTGGATACGATGCAAAACTAGACTTTTGAATGCTGCAGATGAGGCAGCTTCATAAGTCTGTACAATTCACGCCACATCAAAAACACTCCATGCTCAGCTGTATTTCACTTATTCGGTTTCCGGGTCATGGCTGTACTTTCCTtaaaagacagacacagtgcTCATAAACTGCTGCTATTTTCAACCCCATCTGAAACATGTCAGCGTGACGTTGGAAGTGTTCTTGGTGGAGGACATCAAGAGCCAGCAGCAGATGAACCACACcgctccctccccctctctccacttCCCCTTTCTTACCTAGTGATGTAGTTCCCCAAAGAGGCCCACAGCGGCACAATGGCTACACCAATGGCGACAGCTGACGGGACCAAGGTGTAGTAACGCTCCCAGTAGTTGGTTGAGACAAAAAGTGCGTAGATTCCCGAGGCCAGGAACATCATCCACTTAGTGCCGAgaaacctgagagagagacggagagagagagagagagaaagagggtgaaaAGGGTGCGTgtgaaagtatgtgtgtgtgtgtgtgtgtgtgtgtgtgtgtgtgtgtatgtgtgtacctgATGAGCACAGGGGTGTACAGCAGGCCTATGATGGGAGTGACATTGATGCCCATCAGCATCTTCTCGTCAATATCCTCCAGACCAAGATTGCTGTACTTCACCTCCCGGTAGGTCACATCATAGTGCAGGATCAGCTGCATCTGCAGTAGgcctgataacacacacacacacacacacacacacaaatgacaaaaatgacaaaaataacataTCAGTAATACAGTCTGTGCAACTGTGTGCCTGTTGGTCTGAAAG of Myripristis murdjan chromosome 1, fMyrMur1.1, whole genome shotgun sequence contains these proteins:
- the unc93b1 gene encoding protein unc-93 homolog B1, whose protein sequence is MMEASDAEELIREPEQPAAPPSGSTNNLMNVGHEGNIQGQMEEFLGPQAEYDEEEEERKYYRRKRLGVIKNVIAASVGGMIVYSVYMGLLQMQLILHYDVTYREVKYSNLGLEDIDEKMLMGINVTPIIGLLYTPVLIRFLGTKWMMFLASGIYALFVSTNYWERYYTLVPSAVAIGVAIVPLWASLGNYITRMAQQYYEYANYKEEHVQEQKKLPKGACHSYIIVFQSVFYIIFHLSFVFAEFPMRLFLHSYLHDYNHTLSRVSLCGAGIRGLIPGFNTTVLTKLPQSMLLIQVESVLMSFAFLAMIIFLVLCGAAYRPTEEIDLRSIGWGNIFQLPFKHLRDYRLRLLCPFFIYSGFEVLFAISGLSLSYGVCVLGLKQLWLLVLAYGLSCSLFSSLSLSLLRLPRWVSLLGGAAVHFVLLVVLLAWSPLPRNPNLLAPLLVLSVLWGLGTALNKTGLSTLLGMLYEDKERLDFVYTIYHWWQAIAIFIVYLWSKLPMRAKLSILLATLLLACYCYWVMERRLARKVPPRVPRIPRPRHKVKGYRYLEEDNSDESDSENNEEDEEEKEREDEEPEVEEIGDENGALRGQDEGSWGTNAPRARRGGYRRHRGRREDTHVQEGDMDEQEGG